The Euphorbia lathyris chromosome 4, ddEupLath1.1, whole genome shotgun sequence genomic interval aggtccgaaaaggtccagatgtagtaattccaatggtcttttggttgagacaatgtttttactttgaaaagactttttcgtttgtttaccttgctgacaagcattacataattgatctttttcaaatttcaatttgggcaatccctcaattAGTTGCTTTCTaactaatttggctaggaggtccatgcttacatgaccaagtctcctatgccatagccaggagttatcctctttagacactaagcatataattttttaaaactgtttttctaaactcaatatatatacattgtcaacacgaggggcagttaaaatcaaattatttgtttttccctcgagtattcgacactgagtagcatcaaatataacctgtctaccgctatcacaaagctgagctacgctcaataggttatatttgagatccttaactaaggagactgactcaatggtggggttacctccgatagtacctgatcctactatcttacccttcttattgtctccaaagcttacgtttccacctcgtttaagctcaagtgtgatgaactgagtttcatcaccagtcatgtgcctcgagcatgcgctatcaatataccatagtttCGATTTtcccacgcatctcaggctcacctgcattttaaatcactcatctttaggtacccaattctttttgggtcctcgtttgttagcatagacaggtgcaaagtcatgttttaatttgtgacgataTACTTTgatggtgtggccttgtttaccacagaagtcacagtaaGTTACCCTTTTTGGGTGACTTTGTtgttggtcagcaccattgtgctgagcatgccaacataccttagtggtatgtcctttctttccgcagaagtcacattggacaatccgcttgttgtaCCAACACACCTctgttgtgtgtccccttttctcacaacagtcacactgagtgaactgtctgcgctgacctatacctgagtACTCAACATGGGACTtgtttgaaccttttatttggttctgaaggtttgtgacatcctttctcagtttctttgaatctgattggacctccaagacaaacttgtgcataatttccatgttgctatgcaaagttgagttgtcttagagaagatatcggaggccactaagtttgacctcttcaatctcgtcacaccgcctgttaagtgcctttattttcttgttacactttttagttagtgtatataaatcactcagggcgttaatcatttATTTTCTAAGAAAATGTAAGGATgttactgttgaaacacctttccacaagattttgatttgacaaaatcatccatgattaagagggaattaaatttagatgctttgatttaattgtactaatatgtttgttaaatattgagtgcaaaaatatataaagtaaagacaggataaaagttagcacaaacgaagctgagtagaacggaactcagcatgacagaatggaagctgagtggagtaaaaatcagaagcaaaacgaagctgactaacgATTGAAGAATTCTTCAGAAGTGATTAAATAGAACGGAGCTAACCTTAGAAGTACTCAGCATGAACGatgaacattcgaaaagaacaaacgaagctgagtaacagtcaggatagcatgaaggatccgttcactaaaagacgaagtctgccaatcttctgcaccaataattggaacctcgaagacacctaaaagactaattccaagagtcatgggatgATGGATTATTGAAAAAGACAGCTGAcacaaacagacaaaccaggtgctagaagacaaacctgacgcctgaagaaaacagagaaaaggaatggcggtgcagtctgaagctatccagaaattgttccccaaaaagAGCCATTTTGACATTAACGGTTAAGACATTTCAAACGATCAAATCTatagatttccttctataaaaggacaatcgaaaaactgGAAATCATAAGCaagcatcgaaagaaaaatacaagagagaaagtttcaaaagcactcaaatacaaaaagaatcttacaccgacttttccattctatgtgtaaatgctagattgatttgtaatcatctaaagtgttctttagttcaaaaagaacaagtctgtgatcaataggaatattgagagtgaaaagctgagtgcttggttgtaagcatttcagaggtagagaaatctaggtgctgggttgtagcacttagtaggagttgagtagacgaatagaggaaggtactcttgcatattcaactgccttgtaattgtttgtgctctacctttaaagagctcagtattggattcaaaaagcctggaggactctggggactggacgtaggcagagaggtcgaaccaggataagtgatactgagtaatctctaaactctctcttataattgcatgtgttgtttgctttatttactcagcatataaattgcctaagctgatcctgagtaagtaagtggtgctgagtcagaagctgacctccaagagtgtcaattcctaactctcaaggaaacaactttggtcaacatctgactaaagctgtcctgtgatatatctcaccaagctgaccaaagactgagttaataaactctcaaaataacatccAGTCAGCtcaattaaaacgcgaaaaagttatattagttcctaaccccccccccttggaactaattaccagggaccaacaattacctcatttgagtattcctcctgttcagattcttcagaagaggtcagcatgctcagatcgagtgtggtcagcagcgtcatcggccatgaagcatatgtttgttgactcggtggcatcagcttcagatgatgttgactcatcgttgtcactccatgtggccaccattgcctttttgcttcccttcttttctttctttagattagggcagcttgacttaatgtgcccagtttgatggcactcaaagcatgtgacagacttggagctgtcctttttgtatttgtcactagactcagctttgtacctattacctcttctgaatggcctcttgctgttcttttcattctttctgaacagcttcttcatcttccttgtgaacatggccatttcctcatcatcagatgagtcagctttagttgagtcagctttcatgacaagtgatttttgtttcttgtcttctgacttttcttttgcttcaaaatttttcatagagatctcatgagtcagcagagatccgatcagctcgtcatatttatatgtggtcaagtcttgagcctcCTCCacggcagttttcttagcttgccaactctttggtaagcttcttaggattttcttcacctgctcttcttcagtgaagttcttgccgagcctctttagctcatttatgatgttggtgaatctagcgttcatttcggagatgtcctcattgtcgttcatctcgaacagctcgtataatctcatatgctggttcacctttgattccttgaccttgcttgttccttcataggttacttcaagctttttccaaatctcctgtgctgactcgcaacctgaaatcttattgtattctgcagcatctaacgcacaatgaagcatattgatagccgaagcattattttgtaattttttaaggtcatcttctgaccactcagtttcactcttaacaactttctcattgttaacagttttataaggcacatatgggccttgaactattgcaagccatgcactcatgtttatggcttgaataaatttcttcatcttattcttccagaacgtataattagatccaaagaataggggaggccgactaattgataatccctctgggagtatctgtgttgtttggttccagggaaggaaacgagtgctgttctcaaccatttatcgggatcagctcaagattgttaaatctttgagtagtgagctatatggctctgataccacttgttggtcccgtgtgattagttccaaggggggttaggaactaatataactttttctttatttcattaagctgacttaaaatattttcttaagtttgttaactcagctttggttttgcaggccaatcctgtcgtctgtaTTTCCACAGTCGTCAGACTTGTTTTCTTCttgcaggtttcgtcttcttgtgccagtttgtcttttagctgaagaatagttgacccatgcatctcgaaattggcttttgcgtaattccaaggttctggattggtgcagacagttgtcggagcttgtcttttagcaaacggatcattcatgctgtcctgaagattactcagcttgaTCTTGATagtcgttgtctttgattgttgtcAATCcatatactgagttctcttttactcagcttccatggtcagcttcgttctgccagacatagttctcaagaagacttttctatttttgatactgagtttcgttccactcagcttcgttgatgAGCTTGATCGTTAAGCTTCTGTTCTAAAGATAACTTatcttctttcatgctgagttccactctactcagcttgtgctgtgatcttatgctgacttcgtcctgtcttactttttatttctatttgtgtttatatttatactcaacattgaacaaacatattagtacaattaaatcaaagcacttaaatttaattgtcccttaatcatggattaacttaaataattttgtcaaatcaaaatcatgtggaaaggtgtttcaacacatcacactcgtgatgaccCAAAGAAAATGACCCTGCGAAATTCGTCATCCAGTCAGCAGGCTGATTACCTTCACGAAACGTATGAATCAGACTCAGTTCCCAATCTCGACTCATGTACTCCCTGCATCTCGTTAACAACCATGCTAATCGGTGGTGCCTTCCAGTGTCCTCATGTATCATTGCCAGGACAGTCTGTGAATCAAGCTCCACTTGGACCCTTCTATAACCTCTATCCTAAGCCATTTTAAGCCCAAAATAAAAACTCCATAGCTCAGCTAATACTGTCGTACAAAGGCCGAGATTAACCATGAATCCACATCTCCAGCGTCTCTGCTCATCCCTGATTAAGCCTCCAGCAGATGCTTGGCCTGGATTCCCTTTACTAGCACCATCAGTATTTACCTTAATCTAAGACGAATTCGGAGGGTACCATCGAATCCAAATATCCATACTTTTAGCACATGCAGCATTAACTAGCAAAAGTCGTGCATTTATGACTTCCTTTGTTCGAGCCATGACGAATACCGCTTTATCTCGTACCCACTCTGCATCTCCAAACACCAATTGACAGCGCCATTTTCAAATCCACCACAAGCACATTGAGAACAGACATGACCAGGGGATACCATCATATACAGACGTATACGTTAAGTATTCCCAACGCCAAATTTTGCAATCCGTAATGAAAAACCGGGTGCAATGAGTAATTGGAATGAATTTGAGCCATATTTCTGCCGTTTTTGGACAATCGCGTAGAACATGTATTTGACTCTCTGCTTCTCCACACTCAATACATTCCAAACTATCCGTAAGGTGACGTGCCTTCCGATTTTCATTACACAGCAGTCCATTATATCCAGTTAACCATATGAAGCTGCGAACTGGCGCCATACCACTGTCCATAATCTGGCCGATGACCTAACTTCCATACAAGGAGTACCGTTGCTGCTCATATCAACATGgttttttattaaatcaaaacCAATAGTAATATTGTAGGTCGTTAATTAGtttcttttctttgttttgtttgGGTTTTTATCCTCCTtcgattaaaaaaaaactaatttattatgtaaaaatacgaaaactttataattatttctttatttatataaaaatatatatatcttcattagataaaaaaaaccaaatataataaaaaaactttaCAAAATCCACAATCCTCGATAAAATGAAAATAACTACAAAATAAATAGATTCAGTGATGtaatatataaacaaaatataaatatactaGTAATATTTAAATGAGTTCTCGTAGCtgcttttttttaattaaattttaaaaaacatcCGTGATAAATAAAGAACAAATGCATAATCCGATAAATAGATACGAGCCCATACCGTATTTCCTGAAGTCTGACCGACTCAGACTCAGCCCCTCGAAAATATCGCCTTACCTTTCGCTTTCCGATATATATCTCTTCGCGCTCCCACCTTCACACAAAGAGGGAGTGTCCATTTTCTCGATCtttttcttctctctccccATCTCCGGCCACTGAGCTTTTTCCTGATATAGTAGGTGATTGGTTACAAACCTTAATCATACATTTATATCCATTAAACAAACAAATGCATTAACTACTTCCTCTTCTTCGGTAATTTTTATTCTCTGTCATTAACATTTCCTCTTCCGTTTGCTTTTGCATTTGCATTTGATTCTCGTTTTTTTGCTGTTCAAGAGGATATTAGATACCTAAACTGGAAAATATATGCAATTTCTGGGAAATTTCTGTTTGTTGGTTGTTGTTTGCTTTCCTCTCGAATTGTACAAGAGATTTTTCCAGGTCTTTTTGGATTATTTCTGATGGAATTTGTCTCGTGTTTAAAGCTTTTAACGAAAAGTAGCGAATTGAAAAGCGGGTTTTTATTACTTGGTTGTTTTTCACCTGCTTTCAACATTTTGGGCCTATTGTTGATGTTTTGTTTGGGGTTCAAGTATTTGCAAATTACTTGGCAAGGGAAGGGTTTCATTCAGTTTTTCTATGAGATTAGAGGGAAATCAGGTGATGAAAATAATGGTTTATGTTCCAAATTGACatttaatgaagtttttgatTCAAAATTCATACCTTGTTGGTTTAATTCATTGAAATTCCTGGAGAATTCAAAATCAGGAATTGAGGGTAAAATGTTGGTAGCCAGAGAGGCTGAGGATCCAAACGATGATGACGATGCGGGAAGCAATTTGTGTGTTGAAGATGAGGAATTTGATGTGATGGCATTGCGGAGATTGGTTAAAATTGAGAGGTATAAAGCAGAAATGGCTAATTTAGAACTTGAGAAGGAGAGAATGGCTTCTTCATCAGCAGCTAATGAGGCAATGGCAATGATTTCGAggcttcaaaatgaaaaaagcTCCATAGAGATTCAAGCTAATCAGTTTCGTAGAATGGCAGAGCAGCAACAAGCATATGATAAAGAAGTGATTCAGTCATGGCAAGAAATGATTATGAGATATGAATCTGAAAGGGATGAGTTAGTGGAAAACTTGAGATTTTGTGAACATTTGTTGAAGCTGTTCATGAGGACTAATGAATATGATGGATTTGAAGACTTTGATCTCAATTTGAATCTTGATGCTGATACCACcggtgaagatgaagatgatgatgacGACCTTGAATGTATTAGTTGAGGATTCTTCACTGATGTAAGCTCTCAATTACATTTTCATGATATATTCTATGTAAATTCTGTCTCAATTTGCATTTAGTTTAGCTGATTAGAGTAAATTAACCTTTCTGTCCTCCTAAATGTATATTGTTTTACTGTTATGTAAATGATACAAGTGAAAGTTGGATATCACTTTCCAGGAGATTTACTCTACCCCTTGAAGATATGAAAGAGAATTTTTTTCAATAGCAAAATTGAAATGTCTTTTCTCACataatctctaattttattgCATTATTCCTAGAGTCGGAGATGTGGCTAACACCCCAGCCACTGGGGGTTATTCCGGCCCCCCTGTGGCCGCTGCTGACAAAAggccaataattttttttgtgcaTTTTCTTTCCCACCCCACCTTAGCTTTTAGAGACTAGTTCCGCCGCTGATAGTGATTATGTGTTTGCTATATGATTGAAGCTTTGGTAAAATAATACTGAGCATAAAGTGAACAGTTGATCATTGTATTCCACTTTCCTTTTCATGTTTGTTTTCTCCTTGTTTATTCTATTTAGATTGGACGTTGTTTTACTATGATTATTTGTGCGATTACCTTATCTCGAACACCCCGATTAACTATTATTCAATTTGTTTTAGAAAAGTGATGAATTTATGTTTTGTGTCACTTGAGTCTTAACTACGTCCTTTTTTCGGCCAAGTCTTGACATGGCATTCATAGAGTCGATACAAACGACACAAGCAAGGATGTCGATACGTCCTGAATGATTATTGTCGCATTGGAGTGAATAGGACCGACAATGACAGGTAGCAATGAGGACTTGATATGGTCGTTGTTGAATTTGATGTGATGTTAGTAAGAAGTGCGATTTCTCGGTATGACTTGACTGAAAAAGAATAGTTGTGACTTTTTTGGCACAAAAATGAAAACCTGCTTTTATGTTATTGTTAGGAACttaaaagatacaaattcatTAACTAGCTTTTTATGGTATTAGTTCATAATTTCATGTCCATGGTCTAGAATGGATCATTTCTAGTATTGAAACTAGAGTTAAAGCAGAGGCAAGATGGGAGGCAACTAAGGCTCAAAAAAATATGACAAAAACGGTTAGTGCACAAAAACAGAACATTGGCTGTATAGAAGTGACGGATCCAGGATTCATTGACAGAAAGTGTTTGGGGGTGTTCTCAGTAATCTATAGGTGCTTTTATGGAAGCTTGGATTCCCAATGTAAGGCCTGATGAATATGTTGTGCCCACAATCTCAGCACTTGGTATGGCTGAGATTGTGGGCACTTGCAGCAGAAAAAAGTGAAATGTCTGATTGGTTGAATGTTGGTACCACTTCAACCTCTCTATGTTCAATTATCAGCTTTTGCTTTTGTTCCCCTTTTGCCAGCAGCATATTGATTctatcatttattttattcaaggATAAGTTGCAAAAATATTTCTAATATTTATagttatgagcaattttattcctaacgttggcagttaagaacaattttactctaaacattgacaagttggattggtttgaaaaataatttatcaaactgccatAAAATTTTGTTATCTATACTTCACTTATAcgttattttatcacttattaATAACAGATTACAAACATAGatgtgaaattttttaaaaagaaaaattttaaaattcacttttgtacgagttggacaaaaaaagtcaaatatttcatcaaatttaaaaatattaatcttctattctattattaaattataaaaaatatgaaatatttttttagaaccatttgatatgcaattggtacggaataaggaacaaaatatcaatgttttataataatgtctgaaattgagcTAATTTGCCAGCGTTAGGATATAAAGTTGTTATTGGAtcaacgttaaaggtaaaattgcacggTTTAAATGTTAGgtataaaattgcttttggcagtaaatattattagtatttttttttttttttttttttttgcacattatccctttattttattattgcAATGAAAAGACTGAACtattaaaaatatagaaaaatataaaaataaaccagGTGGTTTGGGTCAGTTTCAAATATAGACTATGTGGTTCAAAAGTTGACAAACAGGTATTTTGAtgttcattctgttagcaaacataatccaaattgactaacagtgttaaaaaaagttaaaagcCAAAGggaaaaaatttaattttgtctttatatttatttatttttataaattaactttcttattatctaattatcacaaacaaatctcaaaaaaataaaaatcaaatacaaaattaactctttttcctttgatttttttaacacgattagtcaatttggactatgtttgctaacagaatgaacctcaaaatatatgtttaccaacttttaaactatataatttatgtttaaaaattttCCAAACcacataatttattttatacttCACATTTGAACGGGGATTTGCAACTTACAAATCTTCTAACCTAAATGGGTCCCAAGCGTCAATTAACAttctattttttaaattttttttattactgttGAATAtaggaaaataagaaaaaaaaatcatatttgttaaactttttcatttgtttatttGTATGTTTTGTTTTGTATTACCAATAcattttaatatgtttttttctaatttgtatttatttatagtAAGAGAggtatatatattaatgtaaataattttaattaaaaaatagaaatttaaaaaaaatatatatattaaaagtaaattagttaaaattatCTCTGACAACAAGACCTTAAGGTTGGGTAGCCATAATTTAGTGAAAGACATTAGAAGTTTATGTTCTTCCTTCGACACCATCAACTCTGGGTATGTCTTCAGGGAGTAGAACAGGGTTGCAGACCGCCTCGCTGCTGAGGGCTATGTGAGGATGTTGGGAGTCTCTACTTTTTCGTCTCCTTCGGGTTTTCTCTTATCTTTACTTTCGGATGATCTTGTTAGGGTTAGTTAGTTTGtttgtttctcttttcttttcctactaaaaaaaagtaaattagtTATTTTAATAGTCTCATTAATATTGTATTAGTTTTGATGGAAGATCTTAAACGATATATAAAAAAACGGAGTattatttaattcaattgatttataTTGTCACATGACAGTTaaccttttctatttttttgctGTCACCTTACATATACGTGATTGCCACATGGCTTTTACGTTATACAGACATAGTTCTTTCTAATATGGTTATCGCATCACTATTTCAGTAATTCGTTATCTGAATTTGttataatgattttattgaaataaaaaaacaaaacgtGAATGAATTTATTTTCAGGCTAGGGCTATTTTCAGAACTTCAAGAACCTCTTGTTCTtccaatatatatttttatttttatactccATATTTCATCGTTGTTCCCATTTAATTTCAGATCTTTGTTCAGTTCAGCTACGATCGATTTTCTAATGGATGTCATTATTAAACTTGATCTATAATGTAATTGCACAACTTAGTAAGAAGTAAGTTTCTATACAAAGAAAAATAAGTTTACGTCTGGAAAATTCAAACGTTCTTCATGTCTGAAAATTTCgagaatttaaaaataataaagaagagaaaaaaaaagaagagaaaggaGGAAGATGAGAATGGAagaaggggtaaattacacctatggccattgaacttcaattcttaacggtatgactactgaactttacactttttaacgaTGATCGTCACTCAATGCCCCCAAAATGTCTGTTGAcggtcttaaaataaaaaattcgaatagttaatgatattctaaggaattttaattcttgataaTTTTCATTTAGAGGTCATTTAGgcgttgtttggttagaagagaTAGAGttggtttttagagagagaaagctccagaaaaatatgattttagaaaataaaaaatgtgagttcatggtaaatgtcattccgaacaactttaattcttcaatattttcattttgagatcattaaTGATCATTTTgatgagttagttaaagttaaaTATCTActggtgttaaaaaatgtaaaattcagtAGTTATACCGTTGAAAATTGAATTTCaatggttaaatgttaaaatagATAAAGCTCAGTGGCTACAGATGTAATTTATCTATGGCAGAagaaggagaaagagaaagaaaagtaaataaaaaaataaaaaaaaagtcaaaaaaaattgttttctgTAATATCCCTATACCACATCACATAGTTATAGATTCCATCAATTTGTCTTAATTTTGTTAACGGCATAACTATAGAAttgtgtttgaaaaaaaaattatactcgAATTAAACGATAAGGTAGTtgtttgtaattaaccaatagtcggatataaaataaataacgaAATAGAAAAAAACATACATTCACCTGTTTGCTGAATATGGTAATTTTGGTCTTTCATTAGATTTGGAAAAGTTCATAAGCCAAACACGGAATCGTCGTTCTAAACCAGCCGACCACATTTCATTTCTCCGGGCCGGAAGTTGGTAACCTTTTCGAAGTGATACAGATCACAGTGCCATAGACAACCAAAACCCCTGTACCTGTCGATGCCGGTCATATGACTGTCGTCGTTTCTCCGACCTGTCGCTGTCTCAGGTAAGCTTCCTTTCCTTCTGAACTCTATGTCTCTATGTGTGTTCTGAAAGGAGAAGAAATTTGAATGTCAATTCGGTAAATACTTTGTTGGTTAATGATTTTTGCACAGAAGTTTACAGAGAGCATATCTGTAATGAGTCAAACTCAAAattctttttcaaaattttgtcTAAAGCTGTTAGGTCTTCAAATTTTTGCCTATTCAATGTAGTGCTTAATCTTTTAAAAGTGTGAACTGAATGAAAAATTGTTGACCAGCATGCACTGTTGTTTGAATATTGAAAAAATGCAGGAAATGTAGAAAAATTAACTTTGAAAGATGTGGAGTAAAAAGTGCAATGGACATTTCTGATTTTGTTGCTTCCCATTTTGTCTAGCTATTGATCTTTGGCAAATGTGTCCTCTATTTTTGTTGAAAATAACGAACAAATTTGTTCACTATCTTACAGGGAGGGCTAGGAGACTAGTAATCTTTGTCTAAAGAAAGTGAATTGTTTGATGAGAACATAAAGGCTCCTCCCAGGTATGTTATGGTTAGTCTTATGcttgatttatatataattccaTGCTAGTCCACTGAGGCGGATTTAGGGGGTCCGTTGACTACGGCCAAgtagattttttttaagaaatttaaTTTGCGGACagaagttttgtgggtaattaAGATCAGCATGGAAATTTCAGTCAGTGATTGCGAAATTTAATTTCCACACCAATTTGGACGTAGCTGGTGGGTTTACAGGTGGATTAACTTAATATTGTTCCATCTGTTGATCCCCTGAGTGTCATGTTCTAGCTCCGCCACTGCTAGTCCATCTGAAAACTGAAAATAGCTATTTTATTAGAAGGAATCTACATAATCTTCTCATTAAGTACAACCCATATTGGTTAAATGCATCGGTTGTTCTTGAACTTTCTGATTAGTTTCAAATTTTatcataaaattgtaatttgggTTACAAACCCTTAAACTTTAATTGAGTTGTACTCAAATCTGTGTAGCCGCAATCGTTACGCTGAAGTTTCTAGTtttgtctaaaatttatattttagttaagagttgtTAAGTCATAGTGAGAGAAAACTTTGAAAGATAAAGGTGAAAATTTATGGGTCGAAATAAAAAGCCTCTATTTTACCATTCTGGCGAAAAAATGACCTGATTTGTGTTTTAAGGATTTTAAGTACAactaaattactaatttaggATTTTGTGAAACAAAAAGAAGTTATATGAATTTTTTGAAGCTAGTTAAAAAGTTCAAGTCCATAGGTTTAGTTGATCCCAACCTGCTTTTGTAAACAAAGATGATATTAGTGGTACAAAGAAATTGTAATTAGTTTATGATTCTTTTGAAAAATTTGTTTGAATTGCAGAATATGGAAA includes:
- the LOC136225633 gene encoding protein FLOURY 1-like translates to MEFVSCLKLLTKSSELKSGFLLLGCFSPAFNILGLLLMFCLGFKYLQITWQGKGFIQFFYEIRGKSGDENNGLCSKLTFNEVFDSKFIPCWFNSLKFLENSKSGIEGKMLVAREAEDPNDDDDAGSNLCVEDEEFDVMALRRLVKIERYKAEMANLELEKERMASSSAANEAMAMISRLQNEKSSIEIQANQFRRMAEQQQAYDKEVIQSWQEMIMRYESERDELVENLRFCEHLLKLFMRTNEYDGFEDFDLNLNLDADTTGEDEDDDDDLECIS